The following proteins are co-located in the Mesorhizobium sp. M1E.F.Ca.ET.045.02.1.1 genome:
- the tssK gene encoding type VI secretion system baseplate subunit TssK gives MSDANRVLWSEGLFLRTQHFQQQDRFFEAMVRGTLQAGQLHTFGFQQLTLDQSLLEAGQISIVSARGIFPDGTPFSIPELMDAPKPLPVTADTGAGPVLVALPLEPPGGVGFDPAHAASTGARYHGKIVSVRDAVQGGSDPEEIEIARPQAVLLAPGKSVGGYTALPIADIKGVRADGGVSLDESFLPPTLITGAVAWYRQLLQEVVTGLDQIAEAHGKMVMGGPGRSVEDLLMLHLANAARPRLAHMLAQDVFHPAELYLELAGLAGEMATYGSSARRLGELPAYDHMAPGPAYMALADALRSLILSLRYIEPKSRALPVMRHATNVWKVRIDNPKLLVASRIVIRVGSELSEDALRKIFVNQATVGSADQFEGLWKSRLPGIPLKPLHSQPREIPYDGDRLCLELDQKSEHWASLLDAPGFVIGVSGVLPSEPQVDCYSVNR, from the coding sequence ATGAGCGACGCAAACAGGGTGCTGTGGTCCGAGGGGCTCTTCTTGAGGACCCAGCACTTCCAGCAGCAGGACCGGTTCTTCGAGGCGATGGTGCGCGGCACATTGCAGGCCGGCCAGCTCCACACGTTCGGCTTCCAGCAGCTGACGCTCGATCAGTCGCTGCTCGAGGCAGGCCAGATCTCGATCGTGTCCGCCCGGGGCATTTTCCCGGACGGCACGCCCTTCTCCATCCCGGAGCTGATGGACGCTCCGAAGCCGCTGCCGGTGACGGCCGACACCGGCGCCGGGCCGGTGCTGGTCGCCCTGCCGCTCGAGCCGCCCGGCGGCGTCGGTTTCGACCCGGCGCACGCGGCGTCGACCGGCGCGCGCTATCACGGCAAGATCGTTTCGGTGCGCGATGCCGTCCAGGGCGGCTCCGACCCTGAAGAGATCGAGATCGCGCGGCCGCAGGCGGTGCTGCTCGCACCCGGCAAATCGGTCGGCGGCTACACCGCGCTGCCGATCGCCGACATCAAAGGTGTTCGCGCCGACGGCGGCGTTTCGCTCGACGAGAGCTTCCTGCCGCCGACGCTGATCACCGGCGCGGTCGCCTGGTACCGGCAATTGCTGCAGGAAGTCGTCACCGGCCTCGACCAGATCGCCGAGGCGCATGGCAAGATGGTGATGGGCGGCCCCGGCCGCAGCGTCGAGGACCTCCTGATGCTGCATCTCGCCAATGCGGCGCGGCCGCGGCTCGCGCACATGCTGGCGCAGGACGTCTTCCATCCGGCCGAGCTTTATCTCGAGCTTGCCGGGCTGGCCGGCGAAATGGCGACCTACGGTTCCAGCGCGCGCCGGCTTGGCGAGTTGCCTGCCTACGATCACATGGCGCCCGGGCCGGCCTATATGGCGCTTGCCGACGCCTTGCGCTCGCTGATCCTGAGCCTGCGCTACATCGAGCCGAAATCGCGCGCGCTGCCGGTCATGCGGCACGCGACCAATGTCTGGAAGGTGCGCATCGACAATCCGAAGCTTCTGGTCGCCAGCCGCATCGTCATCCGCGTCGGCTCGGAGTTGTCGGAGGACGCGCTGCGCAAGATCTTCGTCAACCAGGCAACCGTGGGGTCGGCCGACCAGTTCGAGGGGCTGTGGAAGTCGCGCCTGCCCGGCATTCCGCTGAAGCCCCTGCACTCGCAGCCGCGCGAGATCCCCTATGACGGCGACCGGCTGTGCCTGGAACTGGATCAGAAGAGCGAGCATTGGGCTTCGCTGCTCGACGCCCCCGGTTTCGTCATCGGCGTTTCCGGTGTCCTGCCGAGCGAGCCGCAGGTCGACTGCTATTCGGTGAACAGGTGA
- the tssL gene encoding type VI secretion system protein TssL, long form has protein sequence MSRDDPFGLSEDRERTRIRLTGASPRPMAPLTPGAPVKRARAHPNTLINTFAPLLEFAPELESALAPENPEVLRTRLLDELVRARDAAMAAGSSLERADQAAWAVAALLDDLALNTPWGGASAWPRQPLVVMLRGDVDAGTQFFSRLDELERHPNRDREMLELQYYCLALGFRGKYRVPGRAGDRSLNAVRVAAARFLRNADAEDAPLSPHWKGVTASDEPQRFIVPIWVMALAAVVIAAATHIGLSMGLSSQAVELSALVRALPPPQRADVARAAPKPDAPEPEPPQPVDFALLPEFKAEAPDSLKGALSGTESVSLAKLVIQSSNPELFQSSRPTLTQGYEPLVESIAKVILANQELIGNITVVGHTDNVRLQRSNPLSTNQRLSEARAETIATLLVQAGVPQERIHSEGRAETDPVADNSTREGRALNRRVEVLVEKRL, from the coding sequence ATGAGCCGGGATGATCCCTTCGGACTGTCGGAGGATCGCGAGCGCACGCGCATCAGGCTGACCGGCGCGTCGCCGCGGCCAATGGCACCGCTCACGCCGGGCGCGCCGGTGAAGCGGGCGCGCGCGCACCCCAATACGCTGATCAACACATTCGCGCCGCTGCTCGAATTCGCGCCGGAGCTTGAAAGCGCGCTGGCGCCCGAGAACCCGGAGGTGCTGCGCACGCGCCTGCTCGACGAATTGGTCCGGGCGCGCGATGCCGCGATGGCGGCGGGATCCTCGCTGGAGCGGGCCGACCAGGCCGCCTGGGCGGTGGCGGCGCTGCTCGACGATCTTGCGCTCAACACGCCCTGGGGCGGCGCCAGCGCATGGCCGCGCCAGCCGCTGGTGGTCATGCTGCGCGGCGACGTCGACGCCGGCACGCAGTTCTTCTCGCGTCTCGACGAACTGGAGCGGCATCCGAACCGCGACCGCGAAATGCTGGAGCTGCAATATTACTGCCTGGCTCTCGGCTTCCGCGGCAAATATCGCGTGCCCGGCCGCGCCGGCGACCGCTCGCTCAACGCCGTCCGCGTCGCGGCGGCGCGCTTCCTGCGCAACGCCGACGCCGAAGACGCGCCGCTGTCGCCGCATTGGAAGGGCGTGACCGCCTCCGACGAGCCGCAGCGCTTCATCGTGCCGATCTGGGTGATGGCGCTGGCGGCCGTGGTCATTGCCGCCGCAACCCATATCGGCCTTTCGATGGGGCTGAGCAGCCAGGCGGTCGAGCTCTCCGCTCTGGTCCGCGCGCTGCCGCCGCCGCAGCGCGCGGATGTCGCGCGCGCCGCGCCCAAACCCGACGCTCCCGAACCCGAGCCGCCGCAGCCGGTCGATTTCGCGTTGCTGCCGGAATTCAAGGCCGAGGCGCCGGACAGCCTCAAGGGAGCGCTGAGCGGCACGGAGAGCGTGTCACTGGCCAAGCTGGTCATCCAGTCTTCCAACCCCGAGCTGTTCCAGTCGTCGCGGCCAACGCTCACACAAGGCTACGAGCCGCTGGTCGAGTCGATCGCCAAGGTGATCCTCGCCAATCAGGAGCTGATCGGTAACATCACCGTCGTCGGCCATACCGACAATGTGCGCCTGCAAAGGTCGAATCCGCTTTCGACCAACCAGCGGCTGTCGGAAGCGCGCGCCGAAACCATCGCCACCCTCCTGGTGCAGGCCGGCGTGCCGCAGGAGCGCATCCATTCCGAAGGCCGCGCGGAAACCGATCCGGTCGCCGACAATTCGACGCGCGAGGGCCGGGCGCTCAACCGGCGCGTCGAGGTGCTGGTTGAGAAGAGGCTGTGA
- the tssM gene encoding type VI secretion system membrane subunit TssM has protein sequence MFILRFLWAVLTSRFLWTLIGIALLSLLIWVFGPIVQVGPYAPFESDNVRIAIIAGLIILWLIWVIVAQRRAIRANRMFVAEIAAPVQEKQLTPGEESVAAVGAKFGEVMAELKRRKLGGRRFLREMPWYVIVGPPATGKTTALRQSGLSFPIDLTDDLQGVGGTRNCDWFFSETAVLIDTAGRYVQQESQPDVDATEWLGFLDLLKKHRGRRALNGVIVTLSIDALSEGDEAIKAHGRKIRRRLAELNDRLEIRLPVYLMLTKADLIKGFEAFFGGLSTTAREQVWGTTFPLDVRVDAKAIENELAALATELERRLVPRLEDEDKLGARAEIFRFPAQLASLSEPIQVLIEAMFGESRYEEAAWLRGLYLTSATQEGAPIDRLTAALSSSFGLPPRRAMLSPRVEKRSFFLRNLLTEVIFKEAGLGTFDPLAQRRRAWIWRGAATACALVALLAGGLFTWSYLDNRNAITEQAGQFEALQAPLTDVSAAPASVEQPTMDGALAAMDAIATARTAPPDAPHNLLGPTASAELVRAQTDTYDHALRNVLEPHMVALLEATMWRQIRDPDFMLGALKTYRMMTGLSQMDTDFAQNWWANSLPEFAPAPPFPTADAEEHQLAAIRRMAVDDSYIAPDKELVAEALKTVCTISLPERAYKQLLADSEVAAVKEWVPANFAGPNGAKVFARRSDKTLRVGVAGAFTYAGFHDAVLDRVEDVAAQAALDRAVFAGGCSENSETSVSALSEDILKLYYDDYIAQWDSFLRDMRLAPLSDLNVASENLKDLSSADSALKRLLKAVVQETDLTRSDEAPADDKGGAAKTGSKLLSKLGKLGKVVKTGAKLLPRAGSADQVDMTGSLVAAHFKPLKGTIAEVDGQPPALDAAVVALTALSNVLQTVTANPNPQDAIKKQGGLAELTGAVARQAQILPSPINDWLGGIAGDTSGLSQKAVTNELNAIWRADILPFCQAALNNRYPFSPDSAVDVNVRDFQRLFGPTGLIDAFINDHLINYVDTASEPWKWRADFGLDPAALAAFEQARHIRDDLFPGGTGPVMNFTLEPKDLSPNVARVTLNLDGQNLVYYNNATRPQPMTWPGKDGTGVISLAFQPVDGSPEVMLNETGSWAWLRMLRGGKFNGTKLTDVYSLRLGTKGMYADFELKAASVENPYTLEMFKKFTCPPQI, from the coding sequence ATGTTCATCCTGCGCTTCCTCTGGGCCGTTCTGACCTCACGCTTCCTTTGGACGCTGATCGGCATCGCGCTGTTGTCGCTGCTGATCTGGGTGTTCGGCCCGATCGTTCAGGTCGGCCCCTATGCACCGTTCGAATCCGACAATGTGCGCATCGCCATCATCGCCGGACTGATCATCCTGTGGCTGATCTGGGTGATCGTCGCCCAGCGTCGCGCGATCCGCGCCAATCGCATGTTCGTCGCCGAGATCGCGGCACCCGTGCAGGAAAAGCAGCTCACCCCCGGCGAGGAGAGCGTCGCCGCGGTCGGCGCCAAGTTCGGCGAGGTCATGGCCGAGCTCAAGCGGCGCAAGCTCGGCGGCCGCAGGTTCCTGCGCGAGATGCCGTGGTATGTGATCGTCGGTCCGCCGGCCACCGGCAAGACGACAGCGCTGCGCCAGTCTGGCCTCAGCTTCCCGATCGACCTGACCGATGACCTGCAAGGCGTCGGCGGCACGCGCAATTGCGACTGGTTCTTCTCGGAGACAGCGGTGCTGATCGACACCGCCGGCCGCTACGTGCAGCAGGAGAGCCAGCCCGATGTCGACGCCACCGAATGGCTTGGCTTCCTCGACCTGCTTAAGAAGCATCGGGGCCGTCGCGCGCTCAATGGCGTCATCGTCACGCTGTCGATCGATGCGCTCTCGGAAGGCGACGAAGCCATCAAGGCGCATGGCCGCAAGATCCGCCGCCGGCTGGCGGAGCTGAACGACCGTCTCGAAATCCGCCTTCCCGTCTATCTGATGCTGACCAAGGCCGACCTGATCAAGGGGTTCGAAGCCTTCTTCGGCGGCTTGTCGACCACCGCGCGCGAGCAGGTCTGGGGAACGACCTTCCCCCTCGACGTGCGCGTCGACGCCAAGGCAATAGAAAACGAGCTCGCCGCGCTCGCCACGGAGCTGGAGCGGCGGCTGGTGCCTCGGCTCGAGGACGAGGACAAGCTTGGCGCGCGCGCCGAGATCTTCCGCTTCCCGGCCCAGCTCGCCAGCCTTTCCGAGCCGATCCAGGTGCTGATCGAGGCGATGTTCGGCGAAAGCCGTTACGAGGAAGCCGCCTGGCTGCGCGGCCTCTACCTAACATCGGCGACCCAGGAAGGCGCGCCCATCGACCGGCTGACCGCGGCGTTGTCCTCCTCCTTCGGGCTGCCGCCACGCCGCGCCATGCTTTCGCCACGCGTCGAGAAGCGCAGCTTCTTCCTGCGGAATCTTTTGACCGAAGTCATCTTCAAGGAAGCCGGCCTCGGCACGTTCGATCCGCTGGCGCAGCGCCGCCGCGCCTGGATCTGGCGCGGCGCGGCCACTGCCTGCGCGCTCGTGGCCCTGCTCGCCGGCGGACTGTTCACCTGGTCCTATCTCGACAACCGCAATGCCATCACCGAGCAGGCCGGCCAGTTCGAGGCGCTGCAGGCGCCGCTGACCGACGTTTCCGCCGCGCCGGCATCCGTGGAGCAGCCGACGATGGATGGAGCGCTGGCCGCGATGGATGCGATCGCAACGGCCCGCACCGCGCCGCCGGACGCACCCCACAACCTGCTTGGCCCGACCGCCTCGGCGGAGCTCGTGCGCGCCCAGACCGACACTTACGACCATGCGCTGCGCAACGTGCTCGAGCCACATATGGTGGCGCTGCTCGAGGCCACGATGTGGCGGCAGATCCGCGATCCGGATTTCATGCTCGGGGCGCTCAAGACCTATCGCATGATGACGGGCCTGTCGCAGATGGACACCGACTTCGCCCAGAACTGGTGGGCGAACAGCCTGCCGGAATTCGCGCCTGCCCCGCCCTTCCCCACGGCGGACGCCGAAGAGCATCAGCTTGCCGCGATCCGACGCATGGCGGTCGACGACAGCTATATCGCCCCCGACAAGGAACTGGTGGCAGAGGCGCTGAAAACGGTGTGCACGATCTCACTGCCGGAGCGTGCCTACAAGCAGCTTCTCGCCGACTCCGAAGTGGCGGCCGTCAAGGAATGGGTGCCCGCCAATTTTGCCGGACCGAACGGCGCCAAGGTGTTCGCGCGCCGCTCCGACAAGACGCTGCGCGTCGGCGTTGCCGGAGCCTTCACCTATGCCGGCTTCCATGACGCCGTTCTCGACCGGGTCGAGGATGTGGCGGCGCAGGCGGCACTCGATCGGGCGGTGTTCGCCGGCGGCTGTTCGGAGAACTCCGAAACCTCGGTCTCGGCGCTCTCCGAAGACATTCTGAAACTCTACTACGACGATTATATCGCGCAGTGGGACAGTTTCCTGCGCGACATGCGGCTGGCGCCGCTGAGCGACCTCAACGTCGCCAGCGAGAACCTCAAGGACCTTTCAAGCGCCGATTCCGCGTTGAAGCGGCTTTTGAAGGCGGTGGTCCAGGAGACTGACCTGACCCGATCCGACGAAGCGCCGGCCGACGACAAGGGCGGCGCCGCGAAGACCGGCTCGAAGCTCTTGAGCAAGCTCGGCAAGCTGGGCAAGGTGGTGAAGACGGGAGCGAAATTGCTGCCCCGCGCGGGCTCGGCCGATCAGGTCGACATGACCGGCAGCCTGGTGGCCGCGCACTTCAAGCCGCTCAAAGGCACGATCGCCGAGGTCGACGGCCAGCCGCCGGCGCTCGACGCGGCCGTGGTGGCGCTGACGGCGCTGTCCAACGTCTTGCAGACAGTGACCGCCAATCCCAACCCGCAGGACGCCATCAAGAAGCAGGGCGGCCTCGCCGAACTGACGGGCGCGGTCGCAAGACAGGCGCAAATCCTGCCCTCCCCGATCAACGACTGGCTGGGCGGGATTGCCGGCGATACAAGCGGCCTCTCGCAAAAGGCCGTCACCAATGAGCTCAACGCCATCTGGCGCGCGGACATCCTGCCCTTCTGCCAGGCCGCGCTCAACAACCGCTATCCCTTCAGTCCCGACAGCGCGGTCGACGTCAATGTGCGCGATTTCCAGCGCCTGTTCGGGCCGACCGGGCTGATAGACGCCTTCATCAACGATCATCTGATCAACTATGTCGACACCGCAAGCGAGCCCTGGAAATGGCGGGCGGATTTCGGCCTCGATCCGGCGGCGCTGGCGGCGTTCGAACAGGCAAGGCACATCCGCGACGACCTGTTTCCCGGCGGCACCGGCCCGGTCATGAACTTCACGCTGGAGCCGAAGGACCTGTCGCCCAACGTGGCGCGCGTGACGCTCAACCTAGATGGCCAAAACCTCGTCTACTACAACAACGCGACAAGGCCGCAGCCGATGACCTGGCCGGGCAAGGACGGGACCGGCGTGATCTCGCTCGCCTTCCAGCCGGTCGACGGCTCGCCCGAGGTGATGCTCAACGAGACCGGCAGTTGGGCATGGCTGAGGATGCTGCGCGGCGGCAAGTTCAACGGAACCAAGCTCACCGACGTCTACAGCCTGAGGCTCGGCACGAAAGGCATGTATGCCGATTTCGAGCTCAAGGCGGCCAGCGTCGAGAACCCGTACACGCTCGAAATGTTCAAGAAGTTCACATGTCCACCGCAGATATGA
- the tagF gene encoding type VI secretion system-associated protein TagF, with the protein MSTADMNIPGFYGKMPATGDFVTRRLPADFVRVWDRWLAQHVVPLFGLEAWPTDTALRFVAGPASFGASMGIVVQSADRVGRQFPLSIVARLAEAPLKLAYADAWFEGVENAALAAQRGELTPDELDSALAALPAPPIDEDGDVIDDLVMWTARTDIFDVDPQAPQPALERIFAASWETS; encoded by the coding sequence ATGTCCACCGCAGATATGAATATACCCGGCTTCTACGGCAAGATGCCCGCCACCGGCGATTTCGTGACGCGGCGGCTGCCGGCGGATTTCGTGCGCGTCTGGGACCGCTGGCTGGCGCAGCATGTCGTGCCGCTGTTCGGGCTCGAAGCCTGGCCGACGGATACCGCCTTGCGCTTCGTGGCCGGCCCGGCCTCCTTCGGCGCATCGATGGGTATCGTCGTGCAGAGCGCCGACCGGGTGGGGCGGCAGTTCCCGCTGAGCATCGTCGCGCGGCTTGCCGAGGCGCCTCTCAAGCTGGCCTATGCCGATGCGTGGTTCGAAGGCGTCGAGAATGCGGCGCTTGCCGCGCAACGGGGTGAACTGACGCCAGATGAATTGGATTCGGCGCTGGCCGCCCTGCCCGCGCCGCCCATCGACGAGGATGGCGATGTCATAGACGACCTCGTCATGTGGACCGCGCGCACGGATATTTTCGACGTCGATCCGCAGGCGCCGCAGCCGGCGCTGGAGCGGATCTTCGCCGCGAGTTGGGAGACGAGCTGA
- a CDS encoding DUF2169 domain-containing protein, translating into MQIWNQMGYPHQFTMGMDKAGHEWLVVVVKGTFDFPSKPGGLVQKSAEQVPLVMADTQTGVPGYSATLWETDFAFRKPRCDVIANGCAYAPGGRPAERVPVGIKVGNWSKLFEVVGHREWRAIGPVFTATAPQPFLKLPISYDVAWGGVDRLDPEDTLPASYKYNPVGTGWSRTKNQRLIPGLRLPNTQAVNEEIRSPFGDYKPMSFGPMGRGWPGRIEFGGTYDQNWIDNVFPFLPEDFDERYFQMAPPDQQIDLPRGGEEVVLVNLTPEGRVSFRLPSTALPITLFKGNEKSLEASVSPDTILLDPENRRFSLVWRVSQRIHKTILDFSECWVGPPTESMLRARATGREYVRSDGTAPEEVEDA; encoded by the coding sequence ATGCAGATCTGGAACCAGATGGGCTATCCGCACCAATTCACCATGGGTATGGACAAGGCCGGCCATGAATGGCTGGTCGTGGTGGTGAAAGGCACGTTCGACTTTCCGTCGAAACCGGGCGGGCTGGTGCAGAAGTCGGCAGAGCAGGTTCCGCTGGTCATGGCTGATACCCAGACCGGGGTGCCTGGCTATTCGGCGACGCTGTGGGAGACGGACTTCGCCTTCCGCAAGCCGCGCTGCGATGTGATTGCCAATGGCTGCGCCTATGCACCGGGTGGACGCCCGGCGGAGCGCGTGCCGGTCGGCATCAAGGTCGGCAACTGGTCGAAGCTGTTCGAGGTCGTCGGTCACCGCGAATGGCGCGCAATCGGCCCGGTGTTCACCGCGACCGCGCCGCAGCCCTTCCTGAAGTTGCCGATTTCCTACGATGTCGCCTGGGGCGGTGTCGACCGGCTAGACCCTGAGGACACCCTTCCCGCCAGCTACAAATACAACCCGGTCGGCACCGGCTGGTCGCGTACCAAGAACCAGCGTCTCATCCCAGGCCTGCGGCTACCGAACACGCAAGCTGTCAACGAGGAAATCCGCTCGCCCTTCGGCGACTACAAGCCGATGAGTTTCGGACCGATGGGCCGCGGCTGGCCCGGCCGCATCGAGTTCGGCGGAACGTATGACCAGAACTGGATTGACAACGTCTTCCCGTTCTTGCCTGAGGATTTCGACGAGCGCTATTTCCAGATGGCGCCGCCGGACCAGCAGATCGACCTGCCGCGCGGTGGCGAGGAGGTGGTGCTGGTGAACCTGACACCTGAGGGACGTGTGAGCTTCCGGCTGCCCTCAACGGCGCTGCCGATCACCTTGTTCAAAGGCAATGAGAAGTCGTTGGAGGCGAGCGTCTCTCCGGACACGATCCTGCTCGACCCGGAGAACCGTCGCTTCTCGCTCGTATGGCGCGTTTCGCAGCGCATCCACAAGACTATCCTCGATTTCTCGGAATGCTGGGTCGGCCCGCCGACGGAGTCGATGCTGCGCGCGCGTGCGACTGGCAGGGAATATGTCCGTAGCGACGGGACCGCGCCCGAGGAGGTAGAAGACGCATGA
- a CDS encoding 3-oxoacyl-ACP synthase → MSTRLDIASVGMVTAVGLDAPSACAAMRARLDGFQETRFVGSGTDLLIGAPVPLPRGWIGEKRMAHLAAAAICEAFEAVPQARGQTALILCLAEEDRPGRPAGDSLRLLRSVSEITEIEPSTRSRIVAHGRPSGHIALDQARRMIAAGEVPYVMIAGVDSYLTAPAIAYYLGENRLLAADNPNGFIPGEAAAAILCTRSRGDGLRLFGLGLARESATIYNAEDLPLRADGMTSAYSAAFKETGIEMNRLGYRIADLIGEQYWFKQSALASLRLLRGRHDFQDIWSPGESLGNVGAAVVPLMIGMAWMAARKGYAAGNPVLIEASNDAGACGAAILAARAA, encoded by the coding sequence ATGAGTACGAGGCTTGACATAGCCTCGGTCGGCATGGTGACGGCTGTCGGTCTCGATGCGCCTTCGGCCTGTGCCGCGATGCGCGCGCGCCTCGATGGCTTCCAAGAGACGAGATTCGTCGGCTCGGGGACCGATTTGCTGATCGGCGCGCCGGTGCCGTTGCCGCGAGGCTGGATTGGCGAAAAGCGCATGGCGCACCTGGCCGCAGCCGCGATCTGCGAGGCGTTCGAGGCCGTCCCGCAGGCACGTGGTCAGACCGCGCTCATCCTTTGCCTCGCCGAGGAGGATCGCCCGGGCCGTCCGGCCGGGGATAGCTTGCGTCTGCTCCGCAGCGTTTCGGAGATCACCGAAATCGAACCCAGCACGCGCTCACGCATCGTCGCGCACGGCCGGCCCTCCGGGCATATAGCACTTGATCAGGCGCGCAGGATGATCGCGGCGGGTGAGGTACCCTATGTGATGATCGCGGGCGTCGACAGCTACCTGACGGCACCTGCGATCGCTTATTATCTTGGTGAGAATCGTCTGCTTGCCGCTGACAATCCAAACGGCTTCATTCCGGGTGAGGCCGCCGCCGCGATCCTGTGCACGCGCTCGCGCGGCGACGGCCTTCGCCTCTTCGGACTGGGTTTGGCGCGTGAATCCGCAACGATCTACAATGCCGAGGATCTGCCGTTGCGTGCCGACGGCATGACGTCGGCGTACAGCGCTGCGTTCAAGGAAACCGGCATCGAGATGAATCGGCTCGGCTACCGCATCGCGGACCTCATTGGCGAGCAGTATTGGTTCAAGCAGAGCGCTCTGGCGAGCTTGAGATTGCTGCGCGGCCGTCACGATTTTCAGGACATCTGGTCGCCTGGCGAATCCCTCGGCAACGTCGGCGCAGCCGTGGTTCCGCTGATGATCGGCATGGCCTGGATGGCGGCCCGCAAGGGATATGCCGCCGGAAATCCAGTGCTGATCGAGGCATCGAACGATGCCGGCGCCTGCGGGGCGGCAATCCTCGCCGCGAGGGCAGCCTGA
- a CDS encoding DUF4150 domain-containing protein, which translates to MTVYANGLEVACKAQANKVIAAFPDVCFTPPENPATPPGVPIPYPSFGLDSDTDNGTGTVKIGGQTITQKNKSYYTKTSGTEAGCAAKKGVITSVNTGKEYAVAWSSDVKADGEPVSRMTDLSTNNHASPTGNAPPWPKIGKLKVGKQSCTSILAKLGMKVHRYGDASKECASNQQSDHILQNACFQNSRGGQAISTTPSYTMNDAPCVCLEDATDPNTEHGRKTAAQGEWAKAQRAKGTNPTYEEVREANMEAMKKAKNIPDGPRGKEHPAIECLRMICDIHFKEMMGGPEKKKDSTEARAPATGKFKPTPTSTVRRGR; encoded by the coding sequence ATGACTGTCTACGCGAATGGCCTCGAGGTTGCCTGCAAGGCACAAGCCAACAAGGTGATCGCCGCCTTTCCGGACGTCTGCTTCACACCCCCTGAAAATCCTGCAACGCCGCCTGGCGTGCCTATTCCCTATCCCTCGTTCGGACTCGATTCCGATACCGACAATGGCACCGGCACCGTCAAGATCGGTGGTCAGACCATCACCCAGAAGAACAAATCGTACTACACCAAGACCAGCGGCACAGAGGCCGGGTGCGCCGCCAAGAAGGGAGTGATCACCTCAGTCAATACCGGCAAGGAGTATGCCGTCGCCTGGTCGAGCGACGTGAAAGCGGATGGCGAACCCGTCAGCCGCATGACCGACCTGTCGACCAACAATCATGCTTCGCCGACCGGCAACGCACCGCCTTGGCCGAAGATCGGAAAGTTGAAGGTGGGCAAGCAGTCCTGCACGTCAATCCTGGCAAAGCTCGGCATGAAGGTGCACCGTTATGGCGACGCAAGCAAGGAATGCGCGTCCAACCAGCAATCGGACCATATCCTGCAGAATGCCTGTTTCCAGAATTCGCGCGGTGGCCAAGCCATCAGCACGACGCCGAGCTATACGATGAACGATGCGCCCTGCGTCTGCCTCGAAGACGCAACTGATCCTAACACCGAGCATGGCCGAAAAACGGCCGCTCAAGGCGAATGGGCAAAGGCTCAGCGCGCGAAAGGTACGAACCCCACTTACGAGGAAGTGCGGGAGGCCAACATGGAGGCCATGAAAAAGGCCAAGAACATCCCGGATGGGCCAAGAGGTAAAGAGCACCCCGCCATTGAATGCCTGAGGATGATTTGTGACATTCACTTCAAGGAGATGATGGGCGGACCGGAGAAAAAGAAAGACAGCACCGAAGCGCGCGCGCCAGCGACCGGCAAGTTCAAACCGACCCCCACGAGTACGGTTCGCAGAGGCCGCTGA
- a CDS encoding DUF6484 domain-containing protein: MTKIVERIEGVVIGIFLGFGDDAPLVVFPGNPRETAVAARSLAELTSDMIGAEVALLFQDGDPGRPLIVGRIIDPVHRSNVPQVIRDGERMRITANERLELRCGQATIIMERDGHITIRGTYVTSHASAANRIRGGSVNLN, translated from the coding sequence ATGACAAAGATCGTAGAGCGAATTGAAGGGGTGGTGATTGGCATATTCCTGGGCTTCGGCGACGACGCACCCCTTGTCGTCTTCCCGGGAAACCCTCGAGAGACAGCAGTAGCCGCGCGAAGCCTCGCTGAACTTACTTCGGACATGATCGGCGCGGAGGTGGCGCTTTTGTTCCAGGACGGAGATCCGGGTCGACCGCTGATTGTCGGGCGCATCATCGATCCCGTGCACCGGTCAAATGTTCCCCAGGTCATCCGCGACGGTGAGCGAATGAGGATCACCGCGAATGAACGTCTTGAGCTGCGTTGCGGCCAGGCGACGATCATCATGGAAAGGGATGGGCACATCACTATCCGCGGCACCTATGTGACGAGCCACGCAAGTGCCGCCAACCGCATCCGCGGTGGCTCGGTCAATCTGAACTGA